From Aspergillus luchuensis IFO 4308 DNA, chromosome 2, nearly complete sequence:
ATGCTGCACGCGCAGCTTGCAGCATATTCCATTGCTGCTTTTCTCCTCGGTGGAGTAGAAGCACCATGTCAGAGGGAGCTGTGCAGCGCTGCAAACTGCATTTAAGCGCTCTCTCAAGTCCAGCAGAAATGCCTACGGGCTTGATTGCAGCAGTCAATCCTCGAAGCAGCTGGTAGAGCGGTTACCTGACAAGGTTACGAGAATACTCTACAGCTGTCGATTCTCCAGCACGCCCCAGGGCAGCGCAGTCCGACGTAAAGGACTTTGATTGGAGGTTATTACAGCCTTGAAGATCATGTCATGGCTGAATAACAAGCAAGGAATTAAACGAAATCATTCTTCAACTATACAATTCAGATTATCTCCGCGTACACTTGTAGTTGCTACCAAATCATCAGGTCTCGGCCTCTTATGCACAAGGGCACGTCTCGAAAGCCTTGGGATATCCTGCTGGACCGTGCTGACAAGGCAACTGGTCTTGGTTCACTCCAAGGGCTCACTCGGCAGCAAGATTCGTTCACATCGTGAGAGGAGCATCAATCCCTCCATCGATAATCAAAAGCTGGTGCGAAGGCCGAGTAAAGTCCTGTGCCTTTGTATGAGCTCCTGATAACATCATATGGATTAAAATTTCCGTAGCGGCCCGTGCCTGGTTGATGCGAAGCCTGTCAGATGTGCTGCAGACGGCGGTACTCTCGATGGTGCATCTCCTGGCGCGTCAGCCTCGAGTAGTCTACCATGACTATGGGTCAGACTATACTCGTGGACCCAGTTCTGCAGGATAGTCTCCCTGACCGTTCCCTGGTGCAGTCCACCATAAAGCGATCTAAGGATCATTTCCAATAAAAGTCTTccaccaacccagccagTCTAGATATAATCCACATTCCGCCACTTGAACTTCTTATTCGCTCTGTCCACCGGACGATTCTGGAACTGACTGCCATGAAGCTCAAACAcgagctcctccttcttctcagaATGAGCACTCGCCTCCCcagccaccgccgccccatcagcatcagcatcatccgcCTGAGGCAAGGGCACACTAAACCGGAAAATAGTCTGCTCCTTAGGAATAGCTAAACCAAACAACCACAATTAGCAACACACCCAATCCAAacctcatcaatcatcaaaagcaaagaagaaaagaaaggagaagaaaacatACTCTTAACCTCATCCCCCCGCGTAACCACCACAAACGTAAACTTCGTATCCCTGACCACAATGCCCCTAACCCCAACCCTCCCCTCACACCGactcctcaccacctccacctcggCCCCATGAAAGTCCGCACTGGAGAGTTTACTCCCATGCGACAGCGGCGTCATAGGCGGCTtgaacttcttctcccccaagTCCAACATATCCTGCATATACCGCACCCACATGCCATGCAGTTCCTGGAAAATCGCATACTTGCATTCTTCCTTGGGGAGGTCGTATAGTCCCGAGGCGCGCTTCTGACGCGCGGATAAAGGCTGCGGCTTTTGCTTGCGCAGGAAGTACTCTTTCTTgcggaggcggtggaggcgaCGCCGAGAGCGGTTGTCGGCTGGCGTTGGGGATGTTGGTCGCACGTAGAGTGGCTTTTGTTTTATGCGCTCGGTGAAGAGTTGGGTCGCTGTGTCGGGGGAGTGGGCGCGTGAGAGGAGGGTGTGTGCGAtgtggggtttgggggttgtCATTTTTATGGCTATCCCGGGTTGTAtgattggggggtgggtatGTTGGGGATTGGAATTGGGGAGGTatggagtggtggtggtggtggtggtggtggtggtagtggtggtggtgacggagtgatggtgttggtgttggaaaATTGGTGGTTATCGGAGTTGCTGATAAGATCACATGCTGATTGGGTTGGGTCCGCTGGTTGGAGATGTATGCAACTTAAGACTCTTGCATTCAGCATCAATTCATCGGTAATAGATTTGCATGCAAACTCTTCTGTTTATATGATTTGAGGAAGCTACAGGATTATAATGCGGGGAGACTGATTAGTTCGAAGTATCTTCAACGTCAATTGTGACTTGATGAAGCTAAGTCAAGGCCTCGCCTACAACTTGGCCACCATGGTTAATAGCTCAATTCTGACGATACTATAATGAGTGCTAACCTAAAGACGATCTTTACATCAGGAATGCTACAAGCGTCCTTTATATGGCTCTTAAAATAGGATTACCTACATATGCAGTCCCCGCGTCtggtcttgtctgtcttgtctgttAATCTACGTCTGCGCAATATCAAGCTATGCAGCAAAGAAGCCCTCGGATCAGAGTATAGAGCACGATGTATCACTCAGATAACATGACagcttaatattatatatgatgTGCTATGTGTTTGACCGTCCGCCTCTTTTTGAATCACATTAGTATGGTTGCCGATCATCCCTCGGCATAAACGTCTTCTCCGCATATCACaaactatatatactctACCAACATGATCAATAATGGGACTATTTCCACCAGAACGAATGTGCAGCCAACTAAACAACCAAAATGTCCAACCCAAGCAGCCTACCtccattcccctcctccgtccctacagcccccctcctccgtctctcACTCTCCAAATTACAAGCCCACGATGTCACCGAAACCCACAACCTCCTACAAGCCTGCAAAGACATCGGGTTCTTCTACCTCGATCTCCGCGACGCCGACGAGGGCATCGCCCTCTTAACCAACGCAGACGAGCTCTTCCCAATCGGCGAACGTCTATTCGACCTTCCCCTgaacgagaagaagaaatacgACCTCGCCAGCCAGAACTCCTACTACGGATACAAAGCGCAAGGCGCCATGAtagcagacagacagggcAACCTAGACGGGAACGAATTCTACAATGTTCTTATCCCTCCCCATTACACCCTCCTACACACATACTAACACTCACCTACATAGGTCTCCAAAGACGACATCCTAAACCTCATcacaacccccctcccatccccacaAATCCTCCAAGAATCCCGTCCCCTCCTCTCATCATTCATCCAAACCTCCCACAACATCGtaaccctcctcctctcaaTCCTAAGCAccagcctctccctcccctcctcctccacactcCCCAACCTCCACCGTCTATCTGCCCCAAGCGGGGACCAAATCCGCTTCATCAAAGCCCCTCCTACCGCTACTCAGAACAACCCCACCCTAGGCGAACACACCGACTTCGGCAGCGtcaccatcctcttcaaccgTCTCGGAGGGCTCCAGGTCCTCCCTCCGGGGGCGGACGCAGAATGGACGTACGTCCGCCCCTTACCCGGCCATGCAATCATCAATCTCGGTGATGCGATGGTGAAGTTCACGAACGGGCTGTTTCGGTCGAATATCCATCGTGTGGTTGCGCCGCCGGGACAGCAGGCGGGGTTCACGCGGTATAGTCTGGTGTATTTTGCGAGgccggaggatgaggttccTTTGCGGCGGTTGGAGTCGGATAGGATTCCggcgttgggggagggggtggttgaggaggagattaGTAGTAAGGATTGGGTGATAAGGAGggcgttggggaggagggtggatttGGGAAGGCCGGTGGATTATGAGAAGGCGGCTGGGACGGAGGGGGTGAGTAGGAGGTTGGGGGTGTAGAGTTGGGAGTTTGTAGTATATTCACAATGGTTTTCGTCTGTGGGAGAGGCGGTTACAGGAGCTTTGGGGTACATGGAGAGGTTTTTTATATGATTCCTCTTGGCAGGGGTATACTAGATGGTTATGTTGATCATAAAAGTAGCCAGTATCTAGTGTATGTAATTTATATGATGAAAATCTGGTAATCGATAATCAGAGCCTTGATAGCAATACTATTTTGTTCCTTCAATGACTGTAGACTTTTCTCGTGCAACTAGAAATTAAACTCACAACACAGTCAACAAACTAATACTTCACTCAAAATCATCAGGataatcatcctcatcatcgaacGGCACGCCATGCACATCCGACATGCCGCGTCCAGTAGAATCCTGAATCTTCTGCATCTGATGCCTCGACTGAGACTGATACAAAGCCATTTCATCAAAGTCTTCACGTCTATCAACTTGCCACTGCTGAGCACCTATAGTTCGAGGAgaacctccacctccacccgcACCACCTACAAAATCATTcgcacgaccaccaccaccaccacgacgcCGATTCCTCGGAGGCGACATAACCTCCTCAGAAGCCCTCATAGACTGCTGGTTATA
This genomic window contains:
- a CDS encoding RNase P/RNase MRP complex subunit (BUSCO:EOG092644N1;~COG:A;~EggNog:ENOG410PP39;~InterPro:IPR016848,IPR036980,IPR023538,IPR023534, IPR002730;~PFAM:PF01868;~go_component: GO:0030677 - ribonuclease P complex [Evidence IEA];~go_function: GO:0003723 - RNA binding [Evidence IEA];~go_function: GO:0004526 - ribonuclease P activity [Evidence IEA];~go_function: GO:0004540 - ribonuclease activity [Evidence IEA];~go_process: GO:0001682 - tRNA 5'-leader removal [Evidence IEA];~go_process: GO:0006396 - RNA processing [Evidence IEA];~go_process: GO:0008033 - tRNA processing [Evidence IEA]) gives rise to the protein MTTPKPHIAHTLLSRAHSPDTATQLFTERIKQKPLYVRPTSPTPADNRSRRRLHRLRKKEYFLRKQKPQPLSARQKRASGLYDLPKEECKYAIFQELHGMWVRYMQDMLDLGEKKFKPPMTPLSHGSKLSSADFHGAEVEVVRSRCEGRVGVRGIVVRDTKFTFVVVTRGDEVKTIPKEQTIFRFSVPLPQADDADADGAAVAGEASAHSEKKEELVFELHGSQFQNRPVDRANKKFKWRNVDYI
- a CDS encoding putative oxidoreductase, 2OG-Fe(II) oxygenase family (COG:Q;~EggNog:ENOG410PP6F;~InterPro:IPR026992,IPR027443,IPR005123;~PFAM:PF03171,PF14226;~go_function: GO:0016491 - oxidoreductase activity [Evidence IEA];~go_process: GO:0055114 - oxidation-reduction process [Evidence IEA]), coding for MSNPSSLPPFPSSVPTAPLLRLSLSKLQAHDVTETHNLLQACKDIGFFYLDLRDADEGIALLTNADELFPIGERLFDLPLNEKKKYDLASQNSYYGYKAQGAMIADRQGNLDGNEFYNVSKDDILNLITTPLPSPQILQESRPLLSSFIQTSHNIVTLLLSILSTSLSLPSSSTLPNLHRLSAPSGDQIRFIKAPPTATQNNPTLGEHTDFGSVTILFNRLGGLQVLPPGADAEWTYVRPLPGHAIINLGDAMVKFTNGLFRSNIHRVVAPPGQQAGFTRYSLVYFARPEDEVPLRRLESDRIPALGEGVVEEEISSKDWVIRRALGRRVDLGRPVDYEKAAGTEGVSRRLGV